One stretch of Harmonia axyridis chromosome 1, icHarAxyr1.1, whole genome shotgun sequence DNA includes these proteins:
- the LOC123682075 gene encoding uncharacterized protein LOC123682075 gives MQSLKTERKIVKDAARKHFQEIEKVGQDDKEKISELLQQVLVKAEKVFSLDNNIKELLCNEEPSDEDFSEEITEEMNFCTEVTKYTNKCNFLLKKNKEAEAEVKNEKRKAPKNFNLPKLEIKKFDGNVKHWINFWGQFRKIDENSDLPDEDKFQYLIQSTEENSPARNLVESFPPSANNYEIAVDQLKTRFARDEVLIQVYVRELLSLVLSQHISPEKSGSTEVPKSRGGSRRANKTCTKQFFFGKRSKNGSG, from the exons ATGCAGTCTTTGAAAACAGAAAGAAAGATTGTCAAGGACGCTGCAAGAAAACATTTCCAAGAGATTGAGAAGGTAGGACAGGATGATAAGGAGAAAATAAGTGAACTACTGCAACAAGTTTTAGTCAAAGCAGAAAAGGTATTTTCCCTAGACAACAATATAAAAGAATTGCTTTGTAACGAAGAACCCAGCGACGAAGATTTTAGTGAAGAAATCACAGAGGAAATGAATTTTTGCACTGAGGTAACCAAGTATACAAACAAATGCaattttttactgaaaaaaaataaagaagcaGAAGCGGAGGTTAAAAACGAAAAAAGAAAAGCTCCAAAGAATTTTAACCTACcaaaattagaaataaaaaagtttgacGGAAATGTCAAACATTGGATAAATTTTTGGGGTCAATTTCGCAAGATAGATGAAAATTCAGATTTGCCCGATGAAGACAAATTCCAGTACCTTATCCAATCCACCGAAGAAAACTCGCCAGCCCGTAATTTGGTAGAAAGCTTCCCACCCTCAGCAAACAATTACGAAATTGCCGTTGACCAACTCAAAACTAGATTTGCAAGGGACGAGGTTTTAATTCAGGTTTATGTGAGAGAGCTTTTAAGCCTCGTTTTAAGTCAACATATTTCACCGGAAAAATCAG GGTCTACTGAAGTTCCTAAAAGCCGAGGTGGAAGCAGACGAGCGAATAAAACTTGCACAAAACAGTTTTTCTTTGGAAAAAGGAGTAAAAATGGGTCAGGATAG